In one Brevibacterium sp. CBA3109 genomic region, the following are encoded:
- a CDS encoding alpha/beta fold hydrolase codes for MTSNYEIYELGDFELQSGMTVESAKLAYETFGELNAEKSNAIVYPTWYSGFIADNFWLVGEGMGLDPKKYFIIIPALFGNGESSSPSNTPKPRNGSRFPDCTFYDNVRAQHQLVTEHFGIEHLRLVLGWSMGAGQTYQWGVQYPDMMDGLIPFCGSPKTSPNNIVFLNSLEAALTADAAWHNGWYDQQPDVGLRAFARVYSGWGLSAQFYWDEAWRQLGYATLDDFLVGFWEGHFLQRDANNLLTMLWTWKHGDVGNTTGFGGDTNKALGAIKVPLIQMPAHEDRYFAPEEEKRAGEFIKGSEFREIPGVWGHFAGIGANPTDTEFIDRAVKEILGGSE; via the coding sequence ATGACAAGCAACTACGAGATTTACGAACTCGGTGACTTCGAACTCCAATCTGGGATGACGGTTGAGTCTGCGAAGTTGGCATACGAAACATTCGGAGAGCTCAACGCTGAGAAGAGCAACGCGATCGTCTACCCCACCTGGTATTCAGGATTCATTGCTGACAACTTCTGGCTGGTCGGTGAGGGCATGGGCCTGGACCCGAAGAAGTATTTCATCATCATCCCGGCTTTGTTCGGTAACGGTGAATCTTCTTCCCCCAGCAACACACCGAAGCCACGCAATGGCTCTCGATTCCCTGACTGCACGTTCTATGACAACGTCAGGGCGCAGCACCAGCTCGTGACTGAACACTTCGGCATCGAACATCTGCGACTCGTGTTGGGTTGGTCCATGGGCGCCGGCCAAACATATCAGTGGGGCGTGCAGTACCCGGACATGATGGACGGACTCATCCCATTCTGTGGGTCGCCCAAGACGTCCCCGAACAACATCGTATTCCTGAACTCGCTAGAAGCTGCGCTCACCGCCGACGCGGCTTGGCATAACGGATGGTACGACCAGCAGCCCGACGTGGGCCTTCGCGCATTCGCCCGTGTGTACTCGGGCTGGGGTCTATCCGCACAATTCTACTGGGACGAGGCGTGGCGCCAGCTCGGGTATGCGACCCTCGACGACTTTCTGGTGGGCTTCTGGGAGGGGCATTTTCTCCAGCGCGACGCCAACAATCTGCTGACAATGTTATGGACGTGGAAGCATGGGGACGTCGGCAACACGACCGGCTTCGGCGGCGACACCAACAAGGCACTCGGCGCCATCAAGGTGCCACTGATCCAGATGCCGGCCCACGAGGACCGGTACTTCGCCCCGGAAGAGGAAAAGCGTGCGGGTGAGTTCATCAAGGGCAGTGAGTTCAGAGAGATACCTGGAGTCTGGGGCCACTTCGCCGGCATCGGCGCGAATCCCACCGACACCGAATTCATCGATCGCGCGGTCAAGGAAATCTTGGGAGGCTCAGAGTAG
- a CDS encoding anhydro-N-acetylmuramic acid kinase: MIIAGLMTGTSADALDVVLADFALAGHDGNDGQGDGNQRQDAAGELSVRILASQEVEFDHQLRLDILRLLEPGDVPLSLVSSVDARLGRFSAEAVQQLCAEVGVDCDLVVSHGQTVRHDITEGLVTSTLQIGQPAWIAEATGAPVLSDVRARDVAAGGQGAPLVGILDELLIGEVETPTAVLNLGGIANVTVLAPDRGPIAFDTGPANALIDVLARRNTAGEEGFDRDGKLAALGQVDEELLSALLADPYYQQPAPKSTGKELFHADYLDRFLGTRSHLGEYDAIATVTQLSARTVADACRTHGVTRVIASGGGTRNPTLMHRLHTELGDDVTLTSTDEEFGLPEGSKEALLMALLGWLTWNGLAGTQPGLTGAAHPSIAGRLSPGENPLQLPEPLHRRPTFLNILA, translated from the coding sequence ATGATCATCGCCGGACTCATGACAGGCACCTCCGCCGACGCCCTCGACGTCGTCCTCGCCGATTTCGCCCTTGCCGGCCACGACGGCAACGACGGACAGGGAGACGGGAATCAGCGCCAGGACGCCGCAGGCGAACTGAGCGTACGCATCCTCGCCAGCCAGGAGGTCGAATTCGATCACCAGCTGCGCCTCGACATCCTGCGTCTCCTCGAACCCGGCGACGTCCCCCTGTCCCTGGTCTCCAGCGTCGATGCCCGTCTGGGTCGGTTCAGCGCCGAGGCTGTGCAGCAGCTGTGCGCCGAGGTCGGAGTCGACTGCGATCTCGTCGTCTCCCATGGTCAGACGGTGCGCCACGACATCACCGAGGGCCTCGTCACCTCCACCCTGCAGATCGGCCAACCCGCCTGGATCGCCGAGGCGACCGGAGCTCCAGTGCTCTCCGACGTCCGCGCCCGCGACGTTGCGGCCGGTGGCCAGGGCGCCCCACTCGTCGGGATCCTCGACGAGCTCCTCATCGGCGAGGTCGAAACACCGACTGCGGTGCTCAACCTCGGCGGCATCGCCAACGTCACGGTCCTCGCGCCCGATCGCGGTCCTATCGCCTTCGACACCGGTCCAGCCAATGCGCTCATCGACGTCCTCGCCCGCAGGAACACTGCGGGAGAAGAGGGCTTCGACCGCGACGGCAAGCTGGCCGCACTGGGCCAGGTCGACGAGGAGCTGCTCAGTGCGTTGTTGGCCGATCCGTACTACCAGCAGCCGGCACCGAAGTCGACGGGCAAGGAACTCTTCCACGCGGACTACCTCGACCGTTTCCTCGGGACTCGGAGCCACCTCGGCGAGTATGATGCCATCGCCACGGTCACTCAGCTGAGCGCACGCACGGTCGCCGATGCCTGCCGGACCCACGGTGTCACCCGGGTCATCGCCTCTGGTGGGGGAACACGGAATCCGACGCTGATGCATCGTCTGCATACCGAACTCGGCGACGATGTCACTCTGACCAGCACCGATGAGGAATTCGGCCTGCCAGAGGGCAGCAAGGAAGCACTCCTGATGGCCCTGCTCGGATGGCTGACCTGGAACGGGCTGGCTGGAACGCAACCGGGCCTCACCGGTGCCGCCCATCCGAGCATCGCTGGGCGGCTGAGTCCAGGCGAAAACCCCCTGCAGCTGCCGGAACCGCTGCACCGAAGACCCACGTTTCTGAACATCCTGGCCTGA
- a CDS encoding zinc-dependent alcohol dehydrogenase family protein yields the protein MAPTLRGPFQSLQSKWSDTLNVRLSNVEHRCFTNHGGISSMRAAVVKEANQPLVVEEVKDPTPGPEDAVLRVQASGICRSDWHGWQGDWKWIGLGLELPAVLGHEFGGEVVSVGKNVSSFREGDKVTAPFHHGCGRCEFCRAGRPNLCLNVAVYGFGGWDGSYAEYLLVTQAETNLISLPENVSSTAAAALGCRYMTGFHAIDRGQVSPGDWVAVQGAGGVGLSAIQVAAAVGAQVIAVDISDDKLQQARDAGANAVVNSRTEDVPEAIKEITAGGAHVGIDALGIQETISNSINSIRKGGRHVQVGLTGSDEQGMAQVPIDAITAAEIELVGSFGNPQPKFPGLLSLVAQGRLNPQALVEREVGLEDVNEVFSRMSEFKTKGFNIITAF from the coding sequence ATGGCACCGACTCTTCGAGGGCCGTTTCAGTCACTTCAGTCTAAATGGAGCGACACCCTTAACGTTCGGTTAAGCAATGTGGAACATCGATGTTTCACAAATCATGGAGGGATCAGTTCGATGCGAGCAGCTGTAGTCAAAGAAGCCAATCAGCCCCTAGTCGTAGAAGAAGTCAAGGACCCGACTCCGGGCCCCGAAGATGCGGTGCTGAGAGTCCAGGCATCGGGTATCTGTCGCAGTGACTGGCACGGATGGCAAGGCGACTGGAAGTGGATCGGACTCGGACTCGAGCTTCCGGCAGTTCTTGGACACGAGTTCGGCGGGGAAGTCGTCTCTGTGGGCAAGAACGTCAGTTCGTTCCGTGAGGGCGACAAGGTGACAGCACCATTCCACCATGGTTGTGGTCGCTGTGAATTCTGTCGGGCCGGACGTCCGAATCTGTGCCTCAATGTAGCGGTATATGGATTTGGTGGTTGGGACGGTAGTTACGCGGAGTATCTGCTGGTCACTCAAGCGGAAACCAACCTGATCTCGCTACCCGAGAACGTCAGCTCGACCGCAGCTGCCGCGCTTGGCTGCAGGTACATGACCGGGTTCCACGCTATCGATCGGGGCCAGGTGTCACCTGGTGACTGGGTCGCGGTGCAGGGTGCCGGTGGTGTTGGCCTCTCGGCGATCCAAGTCGCCGCCGCTGTTGGTGCACAGGTCATCGCCGTTGACATCAGTGACGACAAGCTGCAGCAAGCCCGCGATGCTGGGGCAAACGCGGTGGTTAATTCACGGACTGAGGACGTACCTGAGGCCATCAAAGAAATTACCGCTGGAGGCGCCCACGTAGGGATCGACGCACTGGGGATCCAGGAGACCATCTCCAACTCGATCAATTCGATCCGCAAGGGCGGACGCCATGTCCAGGTGGGTCTAACCGGCTCTGATGAACAGGGGATGGCACAGGTCCCCATCGACGCGATCACCGCCGCCGAAATCGAGCTCGTCGGAAGTTTCGGTAACCCCCAGCCGAAATTCCCGGGCCTGCTGTCTCTTGTAGCTCAGGGACGTCTTAATCCCCAGGCCCTGGTCGAACGGGAAGTTGGACTCGAGGATGTGAACGAGGTATTCAGCAGGATGTCGGAGTTCAAAACCAAAGGATTCAACATCATCACCGCCTTCTAA
- the gap gene encoding type I glyceraldehyde-3-phosphate dehydrogenase produces MTRIAINGFGRIGRSTLRALKERGSDLEVVAINDLGPVEDLARLLKFDTTLGRFGFPVEVSGDEIIIDGKPIKVLAEKNPADLPWSQMNVDVVLESTGRFTKSDKARAHITAGAKKVLVSAPSKGADVTLAYGVNTEAYKPEHTIISNASCTTNALAPLAKVLDDLAGIEQGFMTTVHAYTGDQNLQDGPHKDPRRARAAAANIIPTSTGAAKAIGLVLPQLEGKLSGDAIRVPVPVGSIVEINTTVSREVTRDEVLDAYRTAADGELKGILEYETEPVVSSDIVGQAASSIFDSALTRVEGKRVKVVAWYDNEWGFSNRVVDNLELIAKG; encoded by the coding sequence TTGACTCGCATCGCCATCAACGGTTTCGGTCGTATCGGACGCAGCACGCTGCGCGCTCTGAAAGAACGCGGCAGTGACCTGGAGGTCGTCGCCATCAATGACCTCGGCCCTGTCGAAGACCTGGCCAGGCTGCTCAAGTTCGACACCACGCTGGGCCGCTTCGGATTCCCAGTCGAGGTCTCAGGCGATGAGATCATCATCGACGGAAAGCCGATCAAGGTCCTAGCCGAGAAGAACCCTGCAGATCTGCCCTGGTCTCAGATGAACGTCGACGTGGTCCTGGAATCCACGGGACGCTTCACCAAGTCCGACAAAGCTCGGGCGCACATCACCGCCGGTGCGAAGAAGGTCCTCGTCAGTGCGCCCTCCAAGGGTGCAGACGTCACGCTGGCCTACGGTGTGAACACCGAAGCCTACAAGCCCGAACACACCATCATTTCGAACGCGTCGTGCACCACGAACGCTTTGGCCCCCTTGGCCAAGGTCCTCGACGACCTGGCCGGCATCGAACAGGGCTTCATGACCACCGTCCACGCCTACACCGGTGACCAGAACCTTCAGGACGGGCCACACAAGGATCCCCGTCGTGCCCGCGCCGCCGCGGCGAACATCATCCCGACGTCGACAGGGGCTGCCAAGGCCATCGGCCTCGTGCTTCCGCAGCTCGAGGGCAAGCTCAGCGGCGACGCCATACGGGTCCCCGTGCCGGTGGGCTCCATCGTCGAGATCAACACCACAGTCTCCCGTGAGGTCACTCGCGACGAGGTGCTCGACGCCTACCGCACGGCTGCCGACGGAGAGCTCAAGGGCATCCTCGAGTACGAGACCGAACCGGTCGTCTCAAGCGACATCGTCGGCCAGGCCGCGTCTTCGATCTTCGACTCCGCACTGACTCGCGTCGAGGGCAAGCGGGTCAAGGTCGTCGCTTGGTACGACAACGAGTGGGGCTTCTCTAACCGTGTCGTCGACAACTTGGAGCTCATCGCGAAGGGCTGA
- the mgrA gene encoding L-glyceraldehyde 3-phosphate reductase has translation MYQAAEDRYEKMRYRPVSRSGLVLPALSLGLWHNFGDDIAFQNQRDIVRRAFDLGVTHFDLANNYGPPPGSAETNFGRLLREDLGPYRDELIISTKAGWAMHPGPYGGPGGSRKYLLASLDASLKRLGLDYVDIFYSHRPDASTPLEETIAALDTAVRSGRALYAGISSYSAADTARASALAKELGTPLLIHQPSYSMVNRWIESDGLLDTTESEGLGVIAFSPLAQGLLTDKYLGAIPDDSRAGKNTPSFKDGFLSDANLERIRGLNEIAAARGQSLAQLALSWALRDDRVSSLVIGSSRVEQLEHNVAALDAQPLTAEELIAIDEFAVDSGVDIWGDARRSTKD, from the coding sequence GTGTACCAAGCAGCCGAAGACCGCTACGAGAAGATGCGCTATCGTCCAGTCAGCCGATCCGGGCTCGTGCTCCCTGCACTGTCCTTGGGACTGTGGCATAACTTCGGCGACGACATCGCCTTCCAGAATCAGCGCGACATCGTGCGTCGGGCCTTCGACTTAGGCGTCACCCACTTCGATCTGGCGAACAACTACGGCCCGCCTCCAGGGTCGGCCGAGACGAACTTCGGGCGCCTGCTGCGCGAGGACCTCGGGCCCTACCGGGACGAACTCATCATCTCGACCAAGGCCGGCTGGGCGATGCACCCCGGCCCCTACGGCGGTCCGGGCGGCAGCCGCAAATACCTGCTCGCCAGCCTCGACGCCTCACTCAAGCGGCTCGGCCTCGACTATGTTGACATCTTCTACTCCCACCGCCCCGATGCCTCCACTCCTCTGGAAGAGACCATCGCGGCTCTTGACACCGCGGTGCGTTCGGGTCGCGCCCTCTACGCCGGCATCTCCTCATATTCGGCTGCCGACACCGCTCGCGCCTCGGCGCTGGCGAAGGAGCTGGGCACTCCCCTGCTCATCCACCAGCCCTCCTATTCGATGGTCAACCGCTGGATCGAATCCGATGGCCTCCTCGACACGACGGAGTCCGAGGGCTTGGGTGTCATCGCGTTCTCCCCGCTCGCTCAGGGGCTGCTCACCGACAAGTACCTCGGTGCGATCCCCGACGATTCACGCGCAGGCAAGAACACTCCGTCGTTCAAGGACGGGTTTCTCTCCGACGCTAATCTCGAGCGCATTCGCGGCCTCAACGAGATCGCGGCAGCGCGCGGTCAGTCACTGGCCCAGCTGGCGCTGAGCTGGGCGCTGCGCGATGATCGTGTGTCTTCGCTGGTCATCGGGTCCAGCCGAGTCGAACAGCTCGAGCACAATGTTGCGGCCCTCGATGCGCAGCCACTGACTGCCGAAGAGCTGATCGCCATCGATGAGTTCGCGGTCGATTCCGGCGTCGACATCTGGGGAGATGCCCGCCGCAGCACGAAGGACTGA
- a CDS encoding XRE family transcriptional regulator — protein sequence MSNEQIFDGPLARSARALVRVSAKDVASTADVKKSELKDFEKGHDDLTEQQEHRILEALEEFGARFVRDDSHGGYGVRLKFNRAKVRAIERWEDEGGTSADDDV from the coding sequence ATGAGCAATGAACAGATCTTCGACGGGCCGCTGGCTCGCTCAGCCCGTGCCCTGGTTCGCGTTTCCGCCAAGGATGTTGCGTCCACAGCCGATGTGAAGAAGTCCGAACTCAAGGACTTCGAGAAGGGACACGACGACCTCACCGAACAGCAGGAGCACCGCATTCTCGAAGCTCTCGAAGAATTCGGCGCCAGGTTCGTCCGCGATGACTCCCACGGCGGCTACGGAGTGCGCCTGAAGTTCAACCGCGCCAAGGTCCGCGCCATCGAGCGCTGGGAAGACGAAGGCGGAACTTCCGCCGACGATGACGTCTGA
- a CDS encoding carboxymuconolactone decarboxylase family protein → MTDFFDREGDGKYDKAYKETTPDILKAFGDFNNAVFAEDGREIPLKYRELIAYAVGLTTQCAYCIDAHSNAAVKAGASETELAETAWTASAIRAGGAFAHGRLGFKLTGVHDHS, encoded by the coding sequence ATGACTGATTTCTTCGATCGCGAAGGCGATGGAAAATACGACAAGGCCTATAAGGAGACCACCCCGGACATCCTCAAGGCCTTCGGCGATTTCAACAATGCCGTCTTCGCCGAGGATGGGCGTGAGATCCCGCTGAAGTACCGTGAGCTCATCGCCTATGCCGTCGGACTGACAACCCAGTGCGCCTACTGCATCGATGCACACTCGAACGCAGCGGTCAAAGCCGGCGCCTCGGAGACCGAGCTGGCAGAGACCGCATGGACCGCCTCGGCGATTCGGGCCGGGGGCGCATTCGCTCACGGACGCCTCGGCTTCAAGCTCACCGGAGTCCACGACCACAGCTGA
- a CDS encoding sodium:solute symporter yields the protein MQIIDFLVIIVYLVATAWLGLKLSGKQKNLTDYFLGGRSLPWWAVCLSVVATETSALTVIGIPVMSYLGDISYLQLGLGYILGRVVVAFFMLPRYYDGEMLTAYAYLGKRFGASTQTTAGVTFLFTRLLADGIRVLAAAIPVKVILDGLGIHTNYFVIIVVLSLVTIAYTFIGGIKAVVWVDVAQMCLYVVGGLLTIIVITATFGGGWVADAVEAGKLNMFVFEGNPISADSSFIPSLLGGAVFAMASHGSDQLIVQRLLSCRSKIEAQKALIVSGLVVFVQFAIFLAVGLALWAYYDHALPADLGLSRDDEIFPHFIIEGLPPGISGLLLAGILAAAMSTLSSSLSALSSSTVNDVYARLKKTPMTDAEGFKVGRWATIGWGIAFILPATIFQSDEGNIVILALGVAGITYGGLLGAFVFGIINKRATAVDANITFGLAVAVNAFFFIMEKYVTGEVWVAWQWYPLLGVIVMVCVGGLLSLRHPKAANRATVAEMEGSNR from the coding sequence ATGCAGATCATCGACTTTCTGGTGATCATCGTCTACCTCGTCGCCACGGCGTGGTTGGGGCTCAAACTCAGCGGAAAGCAGAAGAACCTCACGGACTACTTCCTCGGCGGTCGGAGCCTGCCCTGGTGGGCGGTGTGCCTGTCCGTGGTCGCCACGGAGACCAGCGCCCTGACGGTGATCGGGATCCCGGTCATGAGCTACCTCGGCGATATCTCCTACCTGCAGCTGGGTCTGGGCTACATCCTCGGCCGGGTGGTTGTCGCCTTCTTCATGCTGCCCCGATACTACGACGGTGAAATGCTCACCGCGTATGCCTACCTTGGCAAACGCTTCGGTGCCTCGACCCAGACGACCGCGGGTGTGACCTTCTTGTTCACCCGCCTGCTGGCCGACGGCATCCGGGTCCTCGCCGCAGCCATTCCCGTCAAGGTGATCCTCGACGGGCTGGGCATCCACACGAACTACTTCGTCATCATCGTCGTCCTCTCCCTGGTCACGATCGCCTACACTTTCATCGGCGGCATCAAGGCCGTCGTCTGGGTCGACGTGGCCCAGATGTGCCTCTACGTCGTCGGCGGCCTCCTGACCATCATCGTCATCACCGCGACCTTCGGTGGCGGATGGGTGGCCGATGCGGTCGAGGCGGGCAAGCTCAACATGTTCGTCTTCGAGGGCAATCCGATCTCGGCAGATTCCTCGTTCATTCCTTCGCTGCTGGGCGGCGCGGTCTTCGCCATGGCCTCGCACGGCTCGGACCAGCTCATCGTCCAGCGCCTCTTGTCCTGCCGGTCCAAGATCGAGGCCCAGAAGGCACTCATCGTCTCGGGCCTCGTCGTCTTCGTGCAGTTCGCGATCTTCCTCGCGGTGGGATTGGCGCTGTGGGCCTACTACGACCACGCTCTGCCGGCCGACCTGGGACTGAGCCGCGATGACGAGATCTTCCCGCACTTCATCATCGAAGGCCTGCCTCCCGGCATCTCGGGACTGCTCCTGGCTGGCATCCTCGCGGCGGCCATGTCGACCCTGTCCTCGTCGCTGTCCGCACTGTCGTCGTCGACGGTCAACGATGTCTACGCACGGTTGAAGAAGACCCCGATGACCGACGCTGAGGGCTTCAAGGTCGGACGGTGGGCGACCATCGGGTGGGGCATCGCCTTCATCCTCCCGGCCACGATCTTCCAATCCGATGAAGGCAACATCGTCATCCTCGCGTTGGGCGTCGCAGGCATCACCTACGGCGGACTCCTCGGCGCGTTCGTGTTCGGCATCATCAACAAGCGTGCCACCGCGGTCGATGCGAACATCACCTTCGGCCTGGCGGTGGCGGTCAACGCCTTCTTCTTCATCATGGAGAAGTACGTCACCGGTGAGGTCTGGGTCGCCTGGCAGTGGTACCCGCTGCTCGGCGTCATCGTCATGGTCTGCGTCGGCGGGCTCCTGTCCCTGCGCCACCCGAAGGCTGCGAACCGGGCCACAGTCGCCGAGATGGAAGGCAGCAACCGTTGA
- a CDS encoding GntR family transcriptional regulator yields MTKFHSIRDQLLDRLESMGAGEQFPPERQLAEALGISRMTLRRAIDELVAKGAVRRRHGAGVFALGPKLDQPLAASSFTQDMLARGMRPGSRVVSFDVTRAGAHIGRRLHVDENAEVIAILRLRLADEEPLALEELHIPSALVPGLCAEDLENSSFYELLRSRFDIVLNHSVQTIEPTLLDTDEAKVLGVPEQSPALLFERTSSGAHGVPFEFVRSVYRGDRYKIRTELTLPDQTEGDHA; encoded by the coding sequence GTGACGAAATTCCACTCGATTCGGGATCAGCTTCTCGACCGCCTTGAGTCAATGGGCGCCGGCGAGCAGTTCCCACCCGAACGCCAGCTCGCCGAGGCGCTGGGCATCTCACGGATGACCCTGCGCCGCGCCATCGACGAACTGGTCGCCAAGGGAGCGGTCCGACGCCGCCATGGTGCCGGTGTCTTCGCCCTCGGACCCAAACTCGACCAACCCCTGGCCGCGAGTTCCTTCACTCAAGACATGCTCGCCCGCGGCATGCGCCCCGGATCTCGTGTGGTCTCCTTCGATGTGACGAGAGCCGGAGCCCACATCGGGCGCAGACTGCACGTCGACGAGAACGCTGAGGTCATCGCGATTCTGCGTCTGCGGCTGGCCGACGAAGAACCACTCGCGCTCGAAGAGCTGCATATTCCATCTGCCCTTGTTCCGGGACTGTGCGCCGAAGACCTGGAGAACAGTTCATTCTATGAGCTTCTGCGCTCGCGCTTCGATATCGTGCTCAACCACAGCGTGCAGACGATCGAACCGACCCTCCTCGATACGGACGAGGCGAAGGTGCTCGGAGTTCCCGAACAGTCACCGGCTCTGCTCTTCGAACGCACCTCGAGCGGGGCACACGGAGTGCCCTTCGAATTCGTTCGTTCCGTCTACCGCGGCGACCGCTACAAGATCCGCACCGAACTCACCTTGCCCGACCAGACCGAAGGAGACCACGCATGA
- a CDS encoding DedA family protein — protein sequence MSDKRLPDDEARRGDSEISDSDHGHSAGMSGEATNRSTSEADAAPRENPWAALKPWQGKAAGLDKLLLFIIIGVPLVYLALMPLRPWMLVNAPVLQEFINGAKTAVVAAGAYASVGEIPLWLVVVAGFIGMAKFDWAFWLAGRRWGDGVLRLFAQNERQLKRIESLKRIPNWALFLMTIVSRCPGVPGTLVYLVAGWTRMRLSLFLIADLLGCLIFTLIWTTLGYQLGETAVDVLKVVDKYALWLTLAIIVGIFVLTYIREYRKQKRAE from the coding sequence ATGAGCGACAAGCGCCTTCCCGATGACGAGGCCCGGCGCGGGGACTCCGAAATCAGCGACTCCGATCACGGACATTCTGCCGGCATGTCCGGCGAGGCGACCAACAGATCGACCAGCGAGGCAGACGCGGCTCCCAGGGAGAACCCCTGGGCTGCGCTCAAGCCATGGCAGGGGAAGGCCGCGGGTCTTGACAAGCTGCTGCTCTTCATCATCATCGGAGTACCGCTCGTCTACCTGGCGCTCATGCCGCTGCGTCCCTGGATGCTGGTGAATGCACCAGTTCTGCAGGAGTTCATCAATGGCGCGAAGACCGCAGTCGTTGCGGCCGGTGCCTACGCCAGCGTGGGTGAGATTCCGTTGTGGCTCGTCGTGGTCGCCGGGTTCATCGGAATGGCGAAGTTCGACTGGGCGTTCTGGTTGGCCGGCCGACGGTGGGGTGATGGAGTGCTGCGGCTCTTCGCGCAGAACGAGCGGCAGCTCAAGCGCATCGAGTCACTCAAACGGATCCCGAATTGGGCCCTGTTCCTCATGACCATCGTGTCCCGATGCCCGGGTGTGCCGGGCACCCTCGTCTATCTGGTCGCCGGTTGGACGAGGATGCGACTCTCGCTCTTCCTCATCGCCGACCTCCTCGGCTGCCTGATCTTCACCCTCATCTGGACGACGTTGGGATATCAGCTCGGTGAGACCGCCGTCGATGTGCTCAAGGTCGTCGACAAATACGCCCTGTGGCTGACGCTGGCGATCATTGTCGGCATCTTCGTCCTCACCTACATCAGGGAGTACCGGAAGCAGAAGCGCGCAGAGTGA
- a CDS encoding GlxA family transcriptional regulator: MTDDSRTSLRRTPRLQTHRILVLALDGVSAIDLGVPVQVFGRGSNAVSPTASVNPSGILPGGTWPYSVDICGDAPGMVTGADGLSYCIDVGLDALESADTIVIPGATSVVDDEPSAAVFGALLSAFERGARIAAISTGTFVLARTGLLAGRRATTHWSTAKELARRYPSIEVDENVLFIDEGALLTSAGAASAIDLCLHLIRRDHGVGLSNQVARRLVAAAYRSAGQAQYVPRSVPDPLGEVFADTREWALQHLGESLTLTDLAANAGVSVRTFSRRFVDDTGYTPMQWVLRARVDLARELLENSDLGIEQIADQVGLGTGANLRMHFQRILSTSPNEYRHTFSG, translated from the coding sequence ATGACTGATGACTCCCGAACCTCACTGCGCAGAACACCCCGCCTGCAGACTCACCGAATTCTCGTGCTGGCTCTGGACGGGGTGTCTGCCATTGATCTCGGAGTCCCGGTCCAGGTCTTCGGCCGCGGCTCCAATGCGGTCAGCCCCACCGCATCGGTGAACCCGAGCGGCATCCTCCCCGGTGGAACCTGGCCGTACTCGGTTGACATCTGCGGGGACGCCCCGGGAATGGTCACCGGAGCCGACGGTCTCTCCTACTGCATCGATGTCGGACTCGACGCGCTGGAATCGGCAGACACGATCGTCATCCCCGGTGCCACCTCAGTCGTCGATGATGAGCCATCAGCAGCCGTTTTCGGTGCTCTGCTCTCTGCGTTCGAACGCGGCGCCCGGATCGCTGCGATCTCGACCGGTACCTTCGTCCTGGCACGCACCGGTCTGCTCGCGGGACGGCGAGCCACGACCCACTGGTCGACAGCGAAGGAACTGGCCCGACGCTATCCCTCGATCGAGGTCGACGAGAACGTCCTGTTCATTGATGAAGGAGCCCTGCTGACCTCGGCGGGAGCAGCCTCTGCGATCGATCTCTGCCTCCACCTCATCCGCCGCGACCACGGAGTGGGACTGTCCAACCAAGTCGCCCGCCGGTTGGTTGCGGCCGCCTACCGCAGTGCAGGGCAGGCCCAATATGTGCCGCGCAGCGTCCCCGATCCCCTCGGCGAGGTCTTCGCCGACACCCGGGAATGGGCCCTGCAGCACCTCGGCGAATCACTGACACTGACGGACCTCGCAGCAAACGCGGGAGTCTCCGTTCGCACGTTCTCACGTCGCTTCGTCGACGACACCGGATACACGCCGATGCAGTGGGTGCTCAGGGCCCGTGTCGATCTGGCCAGGGAACTTCTCGAGAACAGCGACCTAGGGATCGAGCAGATCGCTGACCAGGTAGGACTGGGCACCGGAGCGAACCTGCGCATGCACTTCCAACGCATCCTCTCGACCTCTCCCAACGAATATCGGCACACGTTCTCCGGCTGA